A part of Syntrophales bacterium genomic DNA contains:
- a CDS encoding chemotaxis protein CheX, translating to MVDLDAERSTYGKARFMESICLNSAISKILAKSVREVFNTAFFISLEDTVNSLVDTELPYEATISFSGAFQGHITLLCNRPLVEQMLENSINIEAQDILEPIIEDCLKETLNMVCGRFLKDLSPRTRVIFSLPEVKKTDIEESRGESCLFLNGGRGAYLKAIIQIEGGPQNGQKYQDSCGR from the coding sequence ATGGTTGATTTAGACGCAGAAAGATCTACCTACGGGAAAGCACGATTTATGGAGAGCATCTGTTTAAATAGTGCTATTTCAAAAATTCTGGCAAAGTCTGTTCGCGAGGTATTTAATACGGCATTTTTCATCTCTCTAGAAGATACAGTGAATTCTCTAGTAGACACAGAATTACCGTACGAAGCGACCATTTCCTTTTCAGGCGCTTTCCAGGGACACATCACTTTGCTGTGTAATCGCCCACTTGTGGAACAGATGTTGGAAAATTCTATAAACATCGAAGCCCAAGACATACTGGAACCGATCATCGAGGATTGTTTAAAGGAAACACTTAACATGGTGTGTGGTAGGTTTCTGAAAGACTTATCTCCCCGAACCAGAGTGATTTTCTCTCTTCCAGAGGTAAAAAAGACCGACATAGAAGAAAGCAGAGGAGAATCTTGTCTATTTCTCAACGGAGGGCGTGGAGCCTATCTAAAGGCAATAATACAAATCGAAGGAGGTCCACAAAATGGACAAAAATATCAAGATTCTTGTGGTCGATGA
- a CDS encoding HDOD domain-containing protein — protein sequence MLEKILLSIKKLPPYPAVANKVAIMLSDEDFSVHEVVELVKYDQAIAANILKISNSAYFGTHQKITSLKDAIIFLGQKNLLRAIQTASAASIYSKSKGGYGVKAKDLWKHAVAVAIASQVISRRIQGKEDESLYTAALLHDVGKLVIGQYIQDAAAKIFDYIKKNKCSFLTAEEDVIGINHAEVGARIAIYWNFHPDLHDAIAYHHRPEKAKKANSKLPAFVHLADQICLLMGIDGGMDGLAHQNEESIIRAWNFTGEDLEKCMLQIAEELTKAQELFEVL from the coding sequence ATGTTGGAAAAAATCCTCCTATCCATCAAAAAACTCCCTCCGTATCCTGCCGTGGCAAACAAGGTTGCCATTATGTTAAGTGACGAAGATTTCTCTGTACACGAGGTGGTTGAACTTGTGAAATACGATCAGGCCATTGCGGCAAACATACTAAAAATTAGCAATTCCGCTTATTTTGGAACACACCAAAAGATCACTTCCCTAAAGGATGCTATAATTTTCCTGGGGCAGAAGAATCTTCTGCGTGCTATCCAGACTGCTTCTGCAGCCAGTATCTACTCAAAATCGAAGGGAGGGTATGGTGTCAAGGCAAAGGACCTCTGGAAGCATGCCGTAGCCGTGGCAATTGCCTCTCAGGTCATAAGCAGAAGAATTCAGGGAAAGGAAGATGAGTCTCTTTACACAGCTGCTCTTCTCCACGATGTAGGAAAACTGGTAATTGGCCAGTATATTCAGGATGCAGCGGCGAAGATATTCGATTACATAAAGAAAAACAAGTGTTCATTCCTCACAGCTGAAGAAGATGTAATAGGGATAAACCATGCAGAAGTGGGTGCTCGCATCGCTATCTATTGGAACTTTCATCCCGATCTACACGATGCCATCGCTTACCACCACAGACCTGAAAAAGCAAAAAAAGCAAATTCCAAGCTACCTGCGTTTGTTCATCTTGCCGACCAAATCTGTCTTCTCATGGGGATCGATGGAGGCATGGATGGACTGGCCCACCAAAACGAGGAAAGTATTATTCGCGCATGGAACTTCACTGGTGAAGATCTTGAAAAGTGTATGCTTCAAATTGCAGAGGAATTAACGAAGGCCCAGGAACTATTCGAGGTGTTATAG
- a CDS encoding chemotaxis protein CheD, whose protein sequence is MGDIIVGMGDMKISNKPEDVLVTYALGSCVAVVVYDPLMRVGGLLHYMLPDSTINAEKAKDSPAMFADTGIPMLFKSCYELGAEKRRMIVRIVGGASIINDDNLFQIGQKNINAARRIFWKNNVLIAAEDTGLNINRSVRLYISDGRCYIRSSNGKTKEI, encoded by the coding sequence ATGGGCGACATCATTGTAGGCATGGGTGATATGAAAATAAGTAATAAACCGGAAGATGTCCTTGTCACATATGCCCTAGGATCATGTGTGGCCGTTGTGGTTTATGATCCATTGATGCGCGTCGGAGGGCTTCTCCACTACATGTTACCGGATTCCACAATAAATGCAGAAAAAGCAAAGGATTCTCCAGCCATGTTCGCCGACACGGGAATTCCTATGCTTTTTAAGTCCTGTTACGAACTTGGCGCTGAAAAAAGGAGGATGATAGTCAGGATTGTAGGGGGTGCAAGTATAATAAACGATGACAACTTATTCCAGATAGGTCAGAAAAACATAAATGCGGCAAGGAGAATATTCTGGAAAAACAACGTATTAATTGCGGCCGAGGATACAGGACTCAATATCAATAGGAGTGTGAGACTTTATATATCCGATGGTCGTTGTTACATACGTTCATCAAACGGCAAAACTAAGGAGATCTAA
- a CDS encoding sigma-54 dependent transcriptional regulator produces the protein MKRASVLVVEDDELNRNNLKEMLESWGYRVLACADGKEAIDVFFRDNFDVVVTDLRMPHMDGLELLKVIKDTKSDQIVIVVTGYGSIQTAVDAMKMGAFDFITKPLKEDLVKITLSRAVSYAQLKEENVLLRDSLREKFDFGKLIGYSEPMKKIFEKIQKVALTDSTVLIQGESGTGKELVARAIHYNSDRKNKPLVTVNCAAIPQDLLESELFGHEKGAFTGAIRSRPGRFEIADGGTIFLDEIGDMSPALQVKILRVLQEKQFERIGGIKTMTVDVRIIAATNQDLAELVRQKRFREDLFYRINVIPIHLPPLRERGTDIAILANHFLKKFNQQKKKNVKHIEPRAMEALMSYPWPGNVRELENLIEMLVVMKETGSITLEDLPEKFHSTATEKTTIKDFSIPEEGIDLQKTVQEYEKALILEALEKCKGVKNKAAKLLNIKRTTLVEKIKRF, from the coding sequence ATGAAGAGGGCAAGTGTACTAGTCGTGGAAGACGACGAATTGAACCGTAACAACTTGAAAGAGATGCTAGAGTCGTGGGGTTACAGGGTGTTAGCTTGCGCAGATGGAAAGGAAGCCATTGACGTTTTCTTTAGGGACAATTTTGATGTAGTTGTCACAGACCTAAGAATGCCCCACATGGATGGGTTGGAGCTCCTAAAAGTCATAAAAGATACAAAAAGCGACCAGATCGTAATTGTAGTTACGGGTTACGGTAGTATTCAGACAGCTGTTGATGCTATGAAGATGGGTGCTTTTGACTTTATCACCAAACCTCTCAAGGAAGACTTAGTAAAAATAACCCTCTCCAGAGCTGTATCTTATGCCCAGTTGAAAGAAGAAAACGTTCTCTTAAGGGACTCTCTCAGAGAAAAGTTCGACTTTGGAAAACTAATAGGCTACAGCGAACCCATGAAAAAAATTTTTGAAAAGATTCAAAAAGTAGCCCTAACCGACTCCACCGTTCTCATACAGGGTGAAAGTGGTACGGGTAAGGAACTAGTTGCCCGAGCTATTCATTACAACAGTGATAGGAAAAATAAACCCCTTGTAACCGTCAACTGCGCGGCAATACCTCAGGATCTTCTGGAAAGCGAACTATTCGGTCACGAGAAAGGGGCTTTCACAGGTGCCATAAGATCGAGACCCGGGAGATTCGAGATTGCGGACGGTGGAACCATATTTCTCGACGAAATAGGAGATATGAGCCCAGCCCTTCAGGTGAAAATCCTCCGAGTATTACAGGAAAAGCAGTTTGAACGCATCGGTGGTATAAAAACAATGACCGTTGATGTCCGCATAATAGCTGCCACGAATCAGGATCTTGCCGAACTTGTGAGACAGAAGCGTTTTCGTGAAGACCTATTTTACCGCATAAACGTTATACCCATACATCTCCCACCATTGAGGGAACGCGGTACAGATATCGCAATTCTAGCAAACCACTTCCTAAAAAAATTCAACCAGCAGAAGAAGAAAAACGTGAAACATATAGAACCCAGGGCAATGGAAGCCCTTATGTCTTACCCCTGGCCAGGTAATGTCAGAGAACTGGAAAACCTCATTGAGATGCTGGTGGTTATGAAAGAAACGGGAAGCATCACACTGGAAGATCTACCGGAGAAGTTTCATTCCACGGCAACTGAAAAAACCACAATAAAAGATTTTTCCATCCCTGAAGAGGGTATAGACCTCCAAAAAACGGTCCAGGAATACGAGAAGGCCCTCATACTCGAGGCACTGGAAAAGTGTAAAGGTGTCAAAAATAAGGCCGCCAAATTGCTGAACATCAAACGAACCACCCTCGTGGAAAAGATAAAACGTTTCTAA
- a CDS encoding methyl-accepting chemotaxis protein: MFSKMSLGSRIMVGVFLLVLIPLIVVGGFSIFKSSEIVEKLTSERSLVAAKSVSETVDRYLTGEIKLLESYSSDPNIRMAAAGGSVDAADSILTNVMQKVGKDYETIFVADSSGIIRADGVGGKYKGINIGDREYFSKAKAGKPNVGTPVRSKGTGNPVSVVAVPIYESGGGFVGILAAALKIDKLIEHVTSVRYGQTGFAFMVDENGTFIAHPRKELILEANVNKAKGMETVAEKIKGKKDAIVSYSFEGIRKIAGLSPVDVTGWTVIATQNEDEIFAPSRAIRNAVAISALVILVLSIGAAFYFSRTLSRPITNSVHKLSEATSQMALASSQVNTSSQSLAEGASEQASSLEETSASLEEMAAMTRQNADNASQTKVMMDEARKIVQRVNAHMEEMGTAIAEIKRTSEETSKIIKTIDEIAFQTNLLALNAAVEAARAGEAGAGFAVVADEVRNLALRAAEAAKNTSNLIENTVKAVKRGSELTAATKEAFEENMAIANKIGQLIDEIATASQEQAQGIEQVSKAVVEMDKVTQQTAAQAEETASAAEEMNAQIMQVKNVSEELMRLVGGRQNGLGESLPLLTQDQFSVKKKVFSLPGVKRSKDEGLKSVTVAAPSTGEFRDFH; the protein is encoded by the coding sequence ATGTTTTCTAAAATGTCTCTTGGATCGAGGATTATGGTTGGAGTTTTTCTGCTTGTGCTCATTCCGCTGATTGTTGTGGGGGGATTTTCTATTTTTAAAAGTTCAGAGATAGTGGAGAAGTTAACATCAGAGAGATCACTCGTTGCAGCAAAGAGTGTGTCCGAAACGGTTGATCGTTACCTTACTGGAGAGATAAAGCTACTCGAGAGTTACTCCTCTGATCCGAATATCCGTATGGCAGCTGCGGGTGGTTCTGTGGATGCGGCGGATAGCATCCTAACCAATGTCATGCAAAAGGTGGGTAAGGACTACGAGACCATCTTTGTGGCGGATAGCTCAGGGATTATAAGGGCAGATGGAGTTGGAGGAAAGTACAAAGGGATAAATATAGGGGACAGGGAATATTTTAGCAAGGCAAAGGCGGGGAAGCCCAATGTGGGCACACCGGTGAGATCTAAGGGAACGGGCAATCCTGTTTCAGTTGTTGCAGTTCCCATCTATGAAAGCGGTGGTGGTTTCGTTGGTATACTAGCTGCTGCTTTAAAAATTGATAAACTCATCGAACACGTTACGAGTGTTAGATACGGTCAGACGGGTTTCGCCTTCATGGTGGACGAGAACGGAACTTTCATAGCTCATCCTCGGAAAGAGCTGATCCTGGAGGCGAATGTAAATAAAGCCAAAGGGATGGAGACAGTTGCAGAAAAGATCAAAGGTAAAAAAGATGCCATAGTGTCATATTCGTTCGAGGGGATAAGGAAGATTGCTGGTTTATCACCTGTTGATGTCACTGGTTGGACGGTTATAGCCACGCAGAACGAGGATGAGATCTTTGCACCTTCGCGGGCAATCCGCAATGCAGTTGCCATCTCAGCCTTGGTGATACTCGTATTGTCTATTGGAGCTGCCTTTTACTTTTCTCGCACTCTATCCCGTCCTATAACGAACTCTGTTCATAAACTATCCGAGGCAACTTCCCAGATGGCTTTGGCTTCTAGTCAGGTGAACACTTCAAGCCAGTCCCTTGCTGAAGGGGCTTCAGAGCAGGCATCGTCATTGGAAGAGACCTCTGCCTCTCTGGAGGAGATGGCAGCTATGACAAGACAGAATGCCGATAACGCCAGCCAAACCAAGGTGATGATGGATGAGGCTCGTAAAATCGTGCAGCGTGTCAATGCCCACATGGAGGAAATGGGAACGGCAATTGCGGAGATCAAGCGCACCAGTGAGGAAACCTCAAAGATAATCAAGACCATTGATGAAATCGCATTTCAGACGAACCTTTTGGCTCTCAACGCAGCTGTGGAGGCTGCGCGCGCTGGAGAGGCAGGTGCTGGTTTTGCTGTGGTGGCAGATGAGGTGAGGAATCTTGCCCTCAGGGCTGCAGAAGCGGCTAAAAATACGAGTAACCTCATAGAGAATACTGTCAAAGCGGTGAAGAGAGGAAGCGAGCTTACAGCTGCAACGAAGGAGGCCTTTGAAGAAAATATGGCTATCGCTAACAAAATTGGTCAACTGATTGACGAAATTGCAACGGCCTCACAGGAACAGGCGCAGGGTATCGAGCAGGTATCAAAAGCTGTAGTGGAGATGGATAAGGTGACACAGCAGACCGCTGCTCAAGCGGAAGAAACTGCATCCGCTGCGGAGGAGATGAACGCTCAGATCATGCAGGTGAAAAATGTTTCTGAAGAGCTTATGCGCTTAGTTGGGGGACGACAAAATGGGTTAGGTGAGAGTTTGCCGCTTCTCACACAAGATCAATTCTCCGTCAAGAAAAAGGTTTTCTCTCTGCCGGGTGTGAAGAGAAGTAAGGATGAAGGTTTAAAGTCTGTGACAGTTGCGGCACCTTCAACGGGTGAATTTCGTGATTTCCATTGA
- a CDS encoding protein-glutamate O-methyltransferase CheR, with the protein MFNIELSDSDFEKISRFVYDYCGIYLHEGKRELIKTRLGKRLRAGNFKSFAEYYRYVTSPQGADELIAMIDAISTNLTYFFREERHFQKLMTIVTSLYLNGGRSWGIKIWSAGCSTGEEAYTIAICLKECLGLKPVSIKILATDISTQALKTAVTGIYPMEKVQKVPHEILRRYFQYGQGSFEGYVRVKDEIKNLVEFRRFNLIDEPPSDFRFDIIFCRNVMIYFDRETQATLVSRLHRCLNKGGFLFVGHSESLSGLKHPFRYVEPGVYKKDR; encoded by the coding sequence ATGTTCAACATTGAGCTTTCCGATAGTGATTTCGAAAAGATCAGTCGTTTTGTTTACGACTACTGTGGGATCTATTTGCATGAGGGAAAACGGGAGTTAATAAAAACTCGGCTGGGTAAAAGGTTGAGGGCGGGAAATTTCAAGTCTTTTGCGGAGTACTACAGATATGTAACTTCCCCACAGGGAGCGGATGAACTGATTGCGATGATCGATGCCATATCGACGAATCTTACCTATTTCTTCAGGGAAGAGAGGCATTTTCAGAAATTAATGACGATAGTTACCTCCCTTTATCTAAATGGTGGACGTAGCTGGGGGATAAAGATATGGAGTGCTGGCTGCTCTACGGGTGAAGAGGCTTACACCATTGCCATCTGTTTGAAGGAGTGTTTGGGGCTAAAACCGGTAAGCATAAAGATTTTAGCTACGGATATATCCACCCAGGCTTTGAAAACAGCGGTAACAGGTATCTACCCTATGGAAAAAGTGCAGAAAGTGCCCCACGAGATACTGCGCCGTTACTTTCAGTACGGTCAGGGCAGCTTCGAGGGGTACGTTCGTGTGAAGGATGAGATAAAGAATCTTGTGGAATTCCGTCGCTTTAACCTCATAGATGAGCCCCCTTCTGACTTTAGGTTCGATATCATCTTCTGTCGGAACGTAATGATTTATTTCGATCGGGAAACACAGGCTACCCTTGTTAGTAGATTGCATCGTTGCTTGAATAAAGGGGGATTCCTTTTTGTTGGACATTCGGAGAGCCTATCGGGTCTAAAGCACCCATTTCGTTATGTGGAACCAGGTGTCTACAAAAAGGATCGTTAA
- a CDS encoding response regulator, whose protein sequence is MSFNVMVIEDSITMRSIIRKVLTLSRIPVDKYLETESAKEALTLLSKYWVDLIITDLNLPGMSGIEMIRVIKSQEETRDIPVIVVSASCSEEQISEAINLGVDGFLNKPFRPEALCSLVREVLNVNAESYFADIDERSDF, encoded by the coding sequence ATGTCCTTCAACGTAATGGTGATTGAGGATTCCATAACCATGCGCAGCATTATCAGAAAGGTACTTACGCTTTCCCGCATACCTGTGGATAAATACCTTGAAACCGAGAGTGCCAAGGAAGCACTGACCCTATTGTCTAAGTATTGGGTGGATCTAATTATAACAGATTTGAATCTGCCCGGAATGAGCGGAATTGAAATGATAAGAGTCATTAAGAGCCAGGAAGAAACTCGGGATATACCGGTGATTGTAGTCTCTGCAAGTTGCAGCGAAGAACAGATTTCCGAGGCGATCAACCTCGGTGTTGATGGATTTCTCAACAAACCTTTCCGCCCTGAAGCGTTGTGTTCACTGGTTAGAGAAGTTTTGAACGTGAATGCGGAAAGTTACTTTGCCGATATAGATGAGAGGAGCGATTTTTAA
- a CDS encoding chemotaxis response regulator protein-glutamate methylesterase: MGVGVSSSMRKIKVLIIDDSAIVRKILSEELSKYSDIEIVGTAPDPFVARDKILRLKPDVITLDIEMPRMDGLTFLRKLMKHYPLPTIIVSSLTPQGSKLSLEALDLGAVDVLAKPGGPYSVGDMSVQLVEKIRAASRAKLRIPIVKNDEKVETKEEPTALTRTSNKVIAIGASTGGTEALKVILSKLPHNVPGIVIVQHMPATFTAAFAERLNSICNISVKEAKDNDSVLPGTALVAPGNYHMLLRRSGARYYVEIKDGPLVHHQRPAVDVLFKSTAKYAGPNAVGVILTGMGSDGAEGLKEMKEKGAFTIAQDEETCVVFGMPKEAIKLGCVDKVVPLDRIAAEILKVV; the protein is encoded by the coding sequence ATGGGCGTTGGAGTTAGTTCATCCATGAGGAAGATCAAGGTTTTGATTATCGACGACTCCGCCATTGTGAGAAAAATACTATCCGAGGAACTCTCAAAATACTCCGATATCGAGATAGTAGGCACTGCCCCAGACCCTTTTGTTGCCAGGGATAAGATATTGAGATTGAAGCCGGACGTTATAACCCTGGATATTGAGATGCCTCGTATGGATGGTCTGACTTTTCTGAGAAAACTTATGAAACACTATCCTTTGCCCACTATAATTGTCAGTTCTTTGACGCCTCAGGGTAGCAAATTGTCATTGGAAGCTCTAGATCTGGGGGCTGTGGATGTTCTTGCTAAGCCGGGGGGGCCTTACAGTGTGGGTGATATGAGTGTTCAGCTCGTGGAGAAGATACGGGCGGCTTCAAGGGCAAAGTTGAGGATACCTATTGTAAAGAACGATGAAAAGGTCGAGACGAAAGAGGAACCCACTGCTCTCACTCGGACTTCAAACAAGGTTATTGCCATTGGTGCTTCCACGGGGGGAACGGAGGCGCTCAAGGTCATTCTTTCCAAGTTGCCCCACAATGTGCCAGGTATTGTTATTGTCCAGCATATGCCAGCCACGTTTACGGCGGCTTTTGCGGAGCGTCTTAACAGCATCTGCAACATTTCTGTAAAGGAGGCAAAAGACAATGACTCCGTGTTGCCGGGAACAGCTCTAGTAGCCCCTGGTAATTACCATATGTTACTTAGGCGTAGTGGGGCTAGGTATTATGTGGAGATCAAAGACGGTCCCCTTGTTCATCACCAACGTCCAGCTGTGGATGTCCTGTTCAAGTCAACGGCGAAGTACGCTGGACCCAACGCTGTGGGTGTTATCCTTACAGGTATGGGATCCGACGGTGCAGAAGGTTTGAAGGAGATGAAAGAGAAAGGGGCATTCACTATAGCTCAGGATGAGGAAACTTGTGTGGTTTTTGGGATGCCCAAAGAGGCCATTAAACTTGGCTGTGTAGATAAAGTGGTTCCCTTGGATCGTATAGCAGCCGAAATTTTAAAGGTGGTGTAG
- a CDS encoding chemotaxis protein CheA, translating to MELKNLLSLINGLVADFLCLNGREIDIPSSGRFLNVLEEMSKIAREMRYSTLNRVSELLIHLLERLILEEVKEKQRGFEVFEKGVSLLQEIGQVLERGEDFADEERIRTYVNSVKELTGGIAEVEEPSHCDRAFDEGGSEVRTEPLHSYIHQDTTLLSDFITEALEYIGNIEISILDLEQNPHDKDCINAIFRPFHSIKGVAGFLGLANIRDLAHSLENLLDKARNDELTITPSVIDVVLDGTDLLKGLILKLRDEMSGKAFSGGEDVGDFQEIMERIRSVENGMVEPAGAKRLGEILLEEGVIDQEKLDVGLKKQSVSPGKKIGEVLIEEKLVTPKQVSRALRKQAEYSEDMSTIRVDTRKLDDVIDLVGELVITKTMLEQDLRHLLTTDRNIIRDMGQLNRITSGLQRMTTGLRMVPIRQSFQRMARLIRDLARESGKRVTVELEGEDTEIDRHMVEEIYNPLVHLVRNAVDHGLEDPEERLTKGKLPEGHVKLKAYHRGGNIVIEISDDGRGLDRERILNKALSKNLISGTEHLTDQEVYRLIFLPGFSTADQVTEISGRGVGMDVVKQSVEKLRGKIDIETSPDEGTTFIISLPLTMAIIDGIIVRVGEERYILPTVSIRQALRPQRESCSVVVGRGEMVNVLGRLMPLVRLGSLFGVKGKALHPWESIVVVMESDGHVKAVMVDEIVGKAEVVIKGLGDSLKNVKGVAGGAILGDGQVGLIIDAAGLFALSESVKTN from the coding sequence ATGGAACTTAAGAATCTCCTGAGCCTTATAAATGGTTTGGTTGCGGACTTTCTCTGCTTGAACGGGAGGGAAATAGATATTCCGTCTTCCGGCAGATTTCTCAATGTGTTGGAAGAGATGTCAAAAATTGCAAGGGAGATGCGATATAGCACCTTAAACAGAGTTTCTGAGTTGTTAATACATCTCCTGGAGAGGCTCATTTTAGAAGAGGTCAAAGAAAAACAGAGAGGTTTTGAGGTATTTGAAAAAGGGGTTTCTCTACTGCAGGAGATAGGACAGGTTCTTGAAAGGGGCGAGGATTTTGCGGATGAGGAAAGGATCAGGACGTATGTAAATTCTGTTAAAGAGCTTACGGGTGGTATTGCTGAAGTTGAGGAGCCCAGTCACTGCGACAGAGCTTTTGATGAGGGTGGTTCTGAGGTGAGAACGGAACCCCTCCATTCCTACATTCACCAGGACACGACCCTTTTGAGTGATTTTATCACGGAAGCTCTGGAATACATAGGGAATATCGAGATAAGTATTTTGGATCTGGAACAGAATCCTCACGATAAAGATTGCATTAACGCTATCTTTCGTCCTTTTCATTCCATAAAAGGTGTAGCAGGATTCCTTGGTCTGGCCAACATTCGTGATCTTGCCCATTCTCTGGAGAATCTACTGGATAAGGCAAGAAATGATGAGCTCACTATTACACCCTCAGTAATAGATGTTGTGCTTGATGGAACAGATTTATTGAAGGGTTTGATTCTCAAATTACGGGATGAAATGAGCGGAAAGGCTTTCTCGGGTGGTGAGGACGTTGGAGACTTCCAGGAGATCATGGAGCGCATCAGGAGTGTGGAAAATGGCATGGTGGAACCTGCCGGTGCGAAAAGGCTGGGAGAGATACTACTGGAGGAAGGTGTAATAGATCAAGAAAAGTTGGATGTCGGACTGAAAAAGCAGAGTGTGAGTCCCGGTAAGAAAATAGGAGAAGTGCTCATTGAAGAAAAATTGGTGACACCCAAACAGGTTTCCCGTGCTTTACGAAAACAGGCCGAGTATTCTGAAGATATGTCCACCATTCGTGTGGATACGAGAAAGCTGGATGACGTTATTGATTTGGTTGGCGAGCTTGTAATCACTAAAACTATGCTTGAACAAGACCTGAGGCATTTGCTCACTACAGATAGAAACATCATACGAGATATGGGACAGCTCAATCGCATTACCTCTGGGTTGCAGAGGATGACAACGGGTCTACGGATGGTACCAATCAGGCAGTCTTTTCAGAGGATGGCGAGGTTGATTCGTGATTTGGCGAGGGAGAGTGGGAAAAGAGTCACGGTAGAACTGGAAGGTGAGGATACAGAGATAGATCGTCACATGGTGGAGGAGATCTATAATCCTCTGGTTCATCTTGTCCGTAATGCTGTTGATCACGGGTTGGAAGATCCGGAAGAGAGGCTTACAAAAGGTAAGCTTCCAGAGGGTCACGTAAAACTTAAAGCGTACCACAGAGGTGGGAATATAGTCATTGAGATAAGTGATGATGGTCGCGGGCTTGATAGAGAGAGGATTCTGAATAAGGCGCTTTCCAAAAATCTAATAAGCGGGACGGAACATCTCACCGATCAAGAAGTCTACCGGTTGATTTTTCTTCCTGGTTTCTCTACGGCGGATCAGGTTACAGAGATCTCCGGTCGAGGTGTGGGAATGGATGTGGTGAAACAGTCAGTGGAGAAATTGCGTGGTAAAATAGATATTGAAACGTCCCCTGATGAAGGAACAACCTTCATCATAAGTTTGCCACTTACTATGGCCATTATTGATGGAATAATCGTGAGGGTAGGGGAGGAGCGTTACATTCTTCCCACTGTTTCTATCCGCCAGGCTTTACGACCACAGAGGGAGAGTTGCAGTGTGGTTGTTGGTCGTGGTGAAATGGTGAATGTGCTTGGAAGACTGATGCCCCTTGTGCGTCTGGGAAGTCTCTTTGGGGTTAAGGGAAAGGCTTTACATCCTTGGGAATCCATTGTTGTGGTTATGGAAAGCGATGGTCATGTGAAGGCGGTAATGGTGGATGAAATCGTCGGCAAAGCAGAGGTGGTGATTAAGGGGCTTGGGGACTCTTTAAAAAATGTGAAGGGTGTCGCAGGGGGGGCCATACTTGGGGATGGTCAGGTTGGTCTCATAATAGATGCAGCTGGGCTTTTTGCTCTGAGTGAGTCGGTTAAAACTAATTAA
- a CDS encoding chemotaxis protein CheW, translated as MVDEALGKKGNTVKDREGKYLTFTLDGEEYGIGILKVREIIGMMPITSVPRTPDYVKGVINLRGKVIPVIDLRLKFGMQPMDYTERTCIIVVEISGEGKKIPMGIVVDAVSEVLNIKGVDIEDTPNFGTRLRTDYIMGMAKMSGGVKILLDIDKVLGAEEIAAIERAA; from the coding sequence ATGGTAGATGAGGCATTGGGAAAAAAAGGAAATACCGTCAAGGATCGGGAAGGGAAATACCTCACTTTCACCCTTGATGGAGAGGAATACGGTATTGGGATACTTAAGGTGAGGGAAATTATTGGTATGATGCCTATTACCTCCGTTCCTCGGACGCCTGATTATGTGAAGGGCGTGATCAATCTTAGGGGTAAGGTTATACCTGTAATTGACCTCCGTTTGAAATTCGGTATGCAACCAATGGATTATACAGAGAGAACATGTATCATTGTTGTGGAAATTTCAGGTGAAGGAAAGAAGATCCCCATGGGGATTGTGGTAGACGCTGTATCTGAGGTTCTGAACATAAAAGGTGTGGATATCGAGGATACTCCCAACTTTGGCACCAGGTTACGTACGGATTACATCATGGGCATGGCGAAGATGAGCGGTGGTGTCAAGATCCTCTTGGATATCGATAAGGTACTTGGAGCGGAGGAAATTGCTGCAATAGAAAGAGCAGCGTGA